CGCCGCGAGGGCACCCGCCGGGAGATCGTCGACGTGACCGGCCAGCCGTTGAGCCGGCACGAGCTGGACGAGCTGTACAACCTGGCACTCGGCGAGGGACTGCGGGCGGCGGTGAGCGTACTCAGTGGGCCGAACGACCCGTCCCTGGTACCCGCCGACCTCTACCGCCGTTTCGCCGCCGACCTCGGTGCCAACGGCAGCCGGGTGGTGGTCGACCTCTGTGGTGAGCACCTGAACGCGGTACTGGACAGTGGGGTCTTCTTCGTCAAGGTCAGCCACGAGGAACTGATCGCCGACGGGCGGGCGGCCGGCGACGAGGCGGAACAGCTCATCGCCGCGATGCACGAACTGCACGCCTCCGGTGCCGAGAACGTGGTGGTCAGCCGGGCCGACCAGCCGGCGCTGGCGCTTGTCGAGGGCGAGGTGTTCGAGGTGCTGATGCCCCGGCTGGAGGCCGCCGATCCGCGCGGCGCGGGCGACTCGATGACCGCAAGCGTGGCGGCCGTGGTGGCCCGGGGCGGCGACGTGCACACCGCCATCCGCACCGGTGCGGCGGCCGGCGCGTTGAACGTCACCCGGCACGGGCTGGGCACCGGCCGGCTCGATTCGATCACCGGCCTGGTCGACCGGGTCCGGCTGGAGCCGGCCGGCGTCCAGCCGCAGCAACGCACCACCCCGGACGAGTTGGCCCAGCGGGTGGCCGGGCGATGACCTTGCGAATCCTGATCACCAACGACGACGGCATCAGCGCGCCCGGCATCCAGGCGTTGGCCCGCGAAGCGGTCGAGCGTGGGCACGACGTGGTGGTGGCCGCACCGCTGGAGGAGGCGAGCGGCACCAGCGCCGCGATGAGCGCGCTGGAACAGGACGGCCAGGTGGTGGTACGCGACCACCCGCTGCCGGAACTGGACGGAGTGCCCGCGTTCGGGGTGGGTGGCAGCCCCGGCTTCATCGCGCTCATCGCCGTGCACGGCGCTTTCGGGCCGCCACCGGCGGTGCTGCTCTCGGGAATCAACCGGGGCGCCAACGCGGGGCGGGCCGTGCTGCACTCCGGCACGGTGGGCGCGGCGTTCACAGCCGCCGCCAACGGCTGCCGGGCCATGGCCGTCTCGCTGGACGTGTTGTCGGTGGGTGAGGCCACCGCAGCCAGCGGCGGTGCCGCGGTGGCTGCCGCCGCCCGGATACGCGACGCCGACCGGCACTGGTCGACCGCCGCCCGGGTCGCGTTGGACCTGCTGCCCCGGCTGACCGCCGGGCCGGTGGAGAGCGTGCTCAACGTCAACGCGCCGGACCTGCCCTTCGACCGGCTGCGTGGCGTCCGCCGAGGCACCCTGGCCACCTTCGGCCAGGTGCAGATGACCGTCGCCGAGTCCGGCCACGGCTTCGTGCGTACCGCCCTGGAGGAGCCGGGTGAGGTGGTGCAGCCCGGCACCGACCTGGCCCTGCTCACCGAGGGCTACGCCGCGGTGACGGCGGTCCGGGCCGTCACCGAGGCGACCGACGTCGACCTGTCGGATCTCGACGCCGGCTGAGCACGCCAGGACGGCCCTCTCCGGCGCTTGCACCGTCGACAGCTTGCACGGTCGACAGCTTGCACGGTCGACAGCTTGCACGGTCGACAGACGTGACCAGCCCAATCGACGGACGTGACTAGGCGCCGGGCAACACCTCGGGTGTCGCGGCGGCACCGGCGTAGTAGGGCTCGGGAGCACCGAAGAGGCCGAGCAGCCCGGTTACCCAGAGCTGTCGGTGCACGAACCGACTCGGCTCGGTGACGACCAGTTTCACACCACTGACTTCGGCCGTCTGGAAGCCGGCGACCATCGCGCTGATGCCCACCGAGTCGATGAAGGTGACCAGCCGCATGTTGAGCTCGATCCGGGCCGGGCGCCCCTTGGCCAGCACTTCGGCGATGGCCTCTTTCACCTCGTACGCGGTGTCGACGTCGATCTCGCCCCGCGGGGCGATCTCGATGACACCACCAGGCCGAACCGTTTGCAGGATCGACAGGCTCACGCGAGCACCTCCACTCGCCCGTCCGACGGGCGCCTCATCAGTACGCGGGCCGCGACCGAGAGTATTCCTCCAACGGCCTCGGTCGCCACCCCTCGGGATGAGCAATTCGCGAACGTGGGTGCGCCAAAAGCCCCACGCCCGGACCTTCCAGGACCAAACTACCCGACGCCGGATGGGTCACCCGCGCCGCCGAACCAGGGTAGCGGGCCGACGCCGGCCCGGCACTGATCCGACGTGCCGGCGTGCCCGCCGGCCGGACCGGCACTGGGCTGGCCACGGGCACCGTTGCGCCGACGGGCGCCGTTGGCGGGGTGTGCCTAGCATCACCGATGGACTCCACGAACGAAAGGACTGTCAATGCTTCGCAGACTTGCCGCGCTGGCCGGTGTCAGCGCCCTGCTCGCCCTCGTACTGGCCTGCGGATTCGGCGGCGGCGACGGGGACGACGATGACGATGACGACGACTTCGCCCGGGCCGCTGCCGTCGCCGTCGTGACCCGCTGACCGCCGACGGCCCGAGCGGGTTTGCGACGGCACCCGGCGGGGCACAGCTTGCCAGGCGAGCCCACCGCACCGGGCACGCCGCCGAGGAGGTCTGATCTTGGGTACCGGCCTCGGCACTGTCGAGGAGGGAACCCACATGTTCGGAACCAACCTGCTGGAGCGCCGCAGCACGCCGGAGCGGATCGCGGACCAGGCGTGGCAACACCTCGTCTCGGCCGTCAACACCGCCGGCGACAGCATCCGCGACACCGCCCGCTCGGCCCGGCACACCTCCGCCGGCCTCGCCGACGACGCCGGCGACCTGGTGGGCTCGGCCGCCGAGGAGGCCCGCCACCGGGCCACCCGGGCCTTCGACGCGCTGGCCGGGCGTCGTCCCGCGCTGCCCTGGACGCTGCTGATCGGCGCCGCCCTGGTCGGCGCCGCGATCGGCTGGGCCGCCGGTACCGCGGCGCGGGCCGCCGGCAGCCACGACCGCGCCGTCGAAGACATCGAGTTCATCGACGTCCAGCGCCCCAACGACGTGTAAGGAAGGGCCCCCTGTTAACGCCTCATGCATAGCAGGGGTCCCCTGTTAACAAACAGTCACGGCTCGCGACGACCGCCTGCCACGGCGACGGGCCCCGCCCGACCTCACCGGTCGGACGGGGCCCGGGTCGCTACCCGTACGGCGTACGGATCAGCGGCTGGTGCAACTGACGGTGGCCGGCGCGGCGTTGCTGCCGGTGGCGCTGGCGAGGAAGCCGACAGTGCCCGTGGCACCGGGGGTGAGGGCGCCGTTGTAGCCCGCGTCCCGCACCGAGACGGTCGCGCCGTTCTGGGTGTGCGTGCCACCCCAGAGCTGGGTGATCTGCTGACCGTTGGCGAACGTCCAGCCGACGGTCCACCCGCCGATCGCCGAGGTGCCCGAGTTGCGTACCACCACCTCGCCCTGGAAGCCGCCCGGCCACGAGCCGACGATCCGGTAACTGGCGGCGCATTCCCCGCTGCTCGGCGGCGGGGTGGTCGGCGTCGGGGACGCTCCGGTGGGCGTGGGTGTCGGGGACGGCCCGGTGGGCGACGGCGACGGGCCGGTCGGTGTCGGGCTGGGACTCCCACCGACCCGGTCCGCCACCAGGATGCCCCGGCCGTTGGTGCCAAGGTAGACCCGGCCGTAGATCCGGGGGTCGCCGGTGAGCGCGTCACCGGCGTTGCCGTACTGGTGCGTGTCGTCGTTGATGCGTACCCAGGTAGCACCGACGTCGTCCGACCGGTACACGCCGTGCTGGCCGCCCACGGTGCCGAACAGGTACAGCGCCGGGTACGTCTGTCCAGGGGCCGCCCGGCCGAAGCCGATGTTGCCGGCGGTGCTGACGGTGGTTGATTTGCTGAAGGTCGCGCCGGAGTCGGTGGAACGCCACAGCCCGCCCTGACCGGCCTGCCATAATTCACCCTCCCGGCCGGGCAGCGCCTTGAACCGGACGTTGCCGGTGCTCGGCAGCCCGGACGCGGCGGACGCGGTGAAGCTGGCGCCGCCGTCGGTGCTCAGGTAGAACCGGCCACCGTGCAAGCCGTAGCACCTGTTCGGGTTGACCCGGTCGGACTCGACCATCGCGTTGGCCGGGATGCCGGTCGACGCGGTCCACGAGTTGCCGAAGCCGACCGAGCGGACGACCTGCTGGCCGACGTCACCCGGAGCCCAGACGAAGCGGCTGCCGTCGGCCGCTGCGGCGACCGTACCGCCGTTGTTGATCCCGCCGGGCTCGGTGCCCTGGGACCAGTTCGCCCCGCCGTCGGTGGAGAACGCGACGTGGCTGTCGTTCGGCCGGTCGGCGTCGGTGAAGTTGCCGGCTCGGACCAGCACCGACGGGTTGGCCTCGGCGAAGTCCAGACTGGTGGTGCTGGTGAAGACCGGCTGGGTGAACATCATCGGCGGTACCGCGTCGAGGTTCGTGTGCCGGAAACCGCCGATGTCACCGAGGCCGCTGATCAGCGGAGCTCCCGACGGCGGACTGACCAGGTCGAGGACCGCGGTCTCCTCCAGGCCCTTGACCATGGGCCGGATGGTGACCGTGCCGCCGGTGTCCCAGCGGGTCAGGTCGGTGCTGCCGTAGATGGTCGCGCCGGTGCCGTACCTGAACCGGTTGGAGTCGTGCGGGTCGATCTCGACCGACTCGTTCATCCAGCCGAGCTTCGGCGTCTCCTCCGGAGGCTGCGGATTGGCGCCGAAGGTCAGCCACGGCACCGAACTGATGTCCATGGTGTACTTTTTGACCCGCTCCGGGTAGCTGCCCCAGTCCCAGATCCGGCTCCAGGTGGCACCGCCGTCGGTGCTGCGCCAGAGCCCGTTGCCGCCCTCGGCGCCGTGGTAGACGACGCTGTTGCGGTTCGGGTCGACGGCCAGCCGCTCCCCCATGCCCCGGCCCGGCATGTTGCCGCCGACCTTGAACGGCAACTCGAACGCCGGCCAGGTGTTGCCCTTGTCGGTGGAGCGCAGGATCGCGCCGTTGTTCGGGTCCCAGTCGTTTGTGTACATCCCGACGGCCGCGCACACCCGGTTGGTCTGCACCGGGTCGGTGGCCAGGCTGACCACGCCGTTCCATCCCCACCGGTCCGCGTCGACCCAGTCCAGCAGCGGAATCCAGGACTGGCTGCGCTGCTCCCAGCGGTACGCGCCGCCGATGTCGGTCCGGGCGTAGATGAGGTTCCGCTCGGTGGGGTTGAAAACGATGCCGGGGACGAAGCCGCCGCCGTCGATCCGGACGTTGCGCCAGGTGTACGCCTCGGCAGCGGCCTGGACGCTCGGTGCCGAACTCGCGTTGAGCGGCACCGCCAGCACGACTGCGGCGACGGCCAGCGCGGACACCACCGCGCCGACGAAACTTCTCCGCATCTGGGCTTTCCTCTCCGGGGGGAGACGCCCCTGCCCGGCACGGGGACGGACGGACGTGCACGCGGAACACCTGGCGGGAGTTGCCCTGACTCCGCCACCGGCGCGCTGGCTCCCGCACCCGAGGAATGGGCTTACCTTAGCCCTCCTCAGCGGCAGATGGAAGCGCTCCCAAGGCTTCGCCCGGTCCGGGTGAGGCCGGCTCACCCGAACGGCCACCAGCGTCAGTCACGGCGGCGCTGAACTGCTGGTCCGCCCCCGGTGCCGGGACGCCGGGCCCAGGCGGCGAGGAGGGAGCGACCCGATGGTCGACATCCGCACGATCAACCGCACCGACCAGGACATCCGATCCGCGGTGCTCGACGAACTCGACTGGGAGCCCCGGGTACGACCACACGAGATCGGGGTGACCGTCGCCGAGGGCGTGGTGACGCTGGCCGGACGGGTGGACAGCTACGCCAAGAAATGGGTCGCCGAGCGCGCCGCGCACCGGGTCGGGCAGGTTCGGGCGGTTGCCAACGATCTGACCGTACGGCTGGTCACCGGCGCGGAACGGGCCGACCCGGAGATCGCGATGGCGGTCGACCACGCCTTGCAGTGGCACGCCTTCGTGCCTGTCGAGCAGTTGGAGATCACCGTGTCCCAGGGTTGGGTGACCCTGCACGGCGAGGTCGAGTGGGAGTACCAGCGCCGCGCCGCGGAGCAGTCGGTCGGCCAACTGACCGGGGTACGCGGGATCAGCAACGGCATCCGCGTCCGGCCCGCCGTACGCCCGGACGGCGACCGGCTGGCCCAGCGGATCATCGACGCCCTGGCCCGCCACCGGGCCACCGACGCCGAGCAGGTCACGGTACGCGTACACGGCGACACGGTGCTGCTGAGCGGGTTGGTGCACTCGATGCCCGAACGCGCCGAGGTGGAGCAGGTCGCCTGGTCCGCGCCCGGCATCCGGGAGGTCCAGAACCACATCGCGGTCGCCCCGGTCCTGCACTGAGCCGACCACCCGTCGACGGTCGACGGGGTGAACCACCTGGGTCGGGTGAGTCGTGCTCACCCGGGCGGGAACGACGCTTGGCGGTATGACCGATCGGCTGAGCACGCCGCTGCGGGTCACCGCGCGGCTGCGTACCCCCGTCACTGGCGACGACCACGTCCGAGGGCCGGTGGACGCGCCGGTGACCCTCGTCGTGTACGGCGACTACCAGTGCCCGTTCTGCGGCCTGGCGTACGCGAACCTGCGGGAGGTGCTGCGGCAGCGGGCCGACATCGTCCGCCTGGTCCACCGGCACTTCCCGATCGCGAACCTGCACCCGTACGCGGAACGGGCAGCCGAGGCGGCCGAGGCGGCGGGCCGGCGGGGCCGCTTCTGGGACATGCACGACTGGCTCTACGGCCACCAGGACCAACTGGACCCGGTGCACCTGACGCTCGGCATCGAACAGCTCGGCCTGCCCGTCGCGGAGGTGGATGCGGAGATCGGGCGGCAGGCCGGCGGTGACCGGATCCGACACGACTTCGTCGGTGGCATCCGCAGCGGCGTGGACGCCACGCCCACCCTCTTCGTCAACGACATCCGCCACGACGGGGACTTCTCCCCACCCACCCTGCTGACCACAATCGACGCCACCCCGACCCGTTGACCTGGCGATAGTCAGATCAGGTGGAGGTCGCGGGCGCGGCGGACGGCGTCGCGGCGGCGGGTGGCGTCGAGCTTGCGGTAGATGTTGCGAACATGGGTCTTGACGGTGTTCACCGAGACGGACAGCTCCGCCGCGATCTCCACGTTGGACAGGATGCTCTGTAGGTAGCGCAGGATGGTCAACTCCCGCTCGGTCAGCGGCTCGTCGAGCGGTGTCACGGACGCCCCGGAGGGGGCCCGCTCGGCCGGTACCTCGACGGCCCGAACCAGGTCGCTGACCAGCGACCAGTGTGCTGTGCCGGCGTCGAGCCGGGCGGCCAGCAGGTCCCGCAGCCCTGGCTCGCCCCGGGTGAACGGCCGGCGGTAGCCGTCCGGGGCGGCCAGGTCGAGCGCCTGTTCCAGGATCCGTCCGGCCCGACGGTCGTCGCCGGTCCGACCGGCCAGCAGGGCGTCCAGCAGGGCGGCGTCGAGGCGTACCGGTAACGGCCAGTCCGCTGCCGACGCGGCGGCCCAGTCCGGGAGCAGGCGGGCGGCGGCACGTGGATCGCCGGACCGCAGCTCGACCCGGGCCGCCGCGACGGCCAACGCGGCCTCCGCTCCCGGCTGGACGGCGGCCAGCTCGCGGGCGTGCGGCGGGTCCGGGCGTGCGACCGCCAGGTCGCGGGCGCTCTGCGCCTCGCCGCGAGCGCGGTGCAGATCACGGGCGCGGTGCAGATCACGGACGCTGTGCAGATCACGGGCGTGCAGATCACGGGCGCGGTGCAGATCATGGGCGCTGTGCAGATCACGGGCGTGCAGATCATGGGCGCTGTGCAGGTCGACCTCGGCGGCCAGCAGCCACGCGGCCAGCTCGCCGGGGCGGTCCGACCACTTGGCGCGGGCCGCCACCAGCAGCCGGTGGCCGGCGCTCAACTCACCCTCGTCGCAGCGCAGGTACCCGCGGCACCAGGCCGCCACCGCACCGGCCACCGGTTCCCGGGTGGCAGCGGCGGTGAGCCCCAGGTTCGCCGCCGCCTCCGCCGGCTGGTCCCGGTGCAGTGCCACCAGGGCCAGCGCCAGATAGGCGTACCCGCAGTCGACCGGCGCCGACCAGCCCTGACAGGGCGGTAGGGCCAGCGCGCCCCGGGCCGTCTGCTCGGCCGCCCGCAGCTCCCCGCGGACCGCGCTGAGCAGAGCCGACCGGCTGGCGCAGACCAGCTCGGTACGGGTGCGCCCGGCCTGCCGTGCCGCCGCCAGCGCCGCCGCGAACCCGGTCGCCGCCGCGCCCAGGTCACCCGCGTCCAGCGCGAGCAGGGCCAACGCGGTGCCGGCCACCGCGCGTACGTCGGCGTCATCACCCGCGTCGACGAGCGGCGCTGCGGCGGCGGCCGGGGCAGCAGTCGGTACTGCGGTCCGGGTGGCCAGCAGATGGGTGGCGGCGACGCGTACCGCCTCGGCGTCACCGGCCAGCTGGGCCAGGACGAGTTCGACCACGGCGACGAGCCGCCCGAACCGGGCCCGACGCGGTTCCGGCAGGGCTCGCCCGTGCGTGGCGGCCGGTCGCAGGAGCTCCCGGGCCGCATCGATGTCGCCGTCGAGCGCCCGCTGGGTGGCCGCCGCCAGCGCGAGTTCCGGGTCAGCCGCCAACGCCTCCGGCGCAGGCAGCGTGGGCGGCGCGGCGGTGCGGACAATCCGGTCGTACGGCATGAGTTCCGGCCAGCGGGTGACGAACAGGTCGCTGGCCCGCGTCCAGTCGCCACCGGCGAACGCGTGGCGCAGCGCGTCGACCGGCCGGCCATTGCCGCCGTACCAGCCCGCCGCGCGCAGGTGCAGCTCACGCAGTTCCTCGGCCGGTAGCCGGCCCAACTCGCGGCGCAGCAGGTCAGCCAGGAGCGGCGGGCATCGGTACCACGCCGGACGGCCGCCGTCGTGGTGCAGCAGGCCGGCGTTCTCGGCGAGACCGCTCAGCCGGGTCTCCGCGTCCGCGCCGCCGGTCAGCGCCTCGGCGAGTCCGGCGCACACGGTGTCCGCGACCGCCGCCCGACGCAACAGCTCCCGGTCCGCCGGTTCCAGTCCGGCCAGCACCTCCTCGCGCAGGTAACCGGCCAGCTCCGGCTGGTCCGCGCCGAGTTGGGCGATCCAGCGCTCCGGGTCCGGCTGCTCGCGCAGTGCGAGCGCCGCGATCCGTATCGCCGCCGCCCACCCCTCGGTACGCTCCCGCAACCGTCGTACCGCAGCGACCGGCATCGCCACCCCGTGCGCGGTCAGCAGGTCGGCGATCTCGTCGCCGGTGAAGGCCAGTTCATCCGGACCGATCTCGGTCAGCTCCCCGGCCAGCCGCAGCCGCTGCACGGCCAGCGGCAGCCCGGAGCGACCGGCCGCCACCAGGCGTAACCGCTGCTCGGTGTGGCGCAGCAGGAACTCCAGGCCGGTAAGCGCGGCCGGGTCGGTGATCCGGTGCAGGTCGTCCAGGATCAGCACGGCCGGCCGTTCCCGGGCGGCGAGCGCCGCCGCCAGCACCTCCAGTTCGTCCGGTCGCGGGGCCCGGTCGGGTACCGCCGCCACGGCGGCCGGATCCCCGCCGGTATCCGCGACCGAGCGCAGCGCCGCAGCGAGGTACGCCCAGAGCCGGTCACTGTCGTCTCCGGCCTCGACGCAGACCCAGGCCGGTACGGGAGCGGCCGGGTCTGCCTCGGCGACGGCCCGCCGCCAGGTGGCGAGCAGCGTCGTCTTGCCCCAGCCCGCCGGGGCGCGGAGCAGGGTGACCGGCCGGGCCACCCCGTCGTCGAGCAGCCGGGCCAACCGGGGGCGCAGCACGACCGGCTCGGGCAGCGCGGCAGGCGCCAGCCGGGACGCCAGCAGGGGCGGGCCGGCCGACATCGGGGCCGGCGCGGCCCGGACATCGCTGCGGCCAGCGGCCCGGACATCGCTGCGGCCAGCGGCCCGGACATCGCTGCGGTCATCCGGCATCCGGCCCACCCCCACGGACGCGATTCCTCCCCGGTCCTGCGGCCGGCGGATACCCCACCGGCACCGGTTCACCCCTTCCGGGGGAACCCGGTTCACCCGGGCACCGGACGACGACACCGCTCGCGGCCCTCCGAGCCGTCCGGACGACATGCTGTTCGACCTGCTCAGGGCGGGAGCGGTAGGTGTGGGAGGCGGTCGGCGCGGCGGAGTGGGATGATCGCAAAATGGCTGCGGATCGGGCGTACGACATCGTGTTGTTCGGGGCGACCGGGTTCACCGGTCGGCTCACCGCGGAATACCTGGCCCGGCACGCCCCGGCCGGGCTGCGCTGGGCGATCGCCGGACGGAACCCGGACAAGCTGGCCGACGTCCGGGACCGGCTGGCCGCCATCGACCCGGCCCTGGCCGGCCTACCGCTGCTCACCGCCGACGTCACCGATCCGGCGTCGCTGCGCGCGGTGGCCGCCGACGCGCGGGTCGTGGCCAGCACCGTCGGGCCGTACGTCCACCATGGGGAGCCGCTGGTGGCGGCCTGCGCCGCCGCTGGCACCGACTACCTCGACATCACCGGCGAACCGGAGTTCGTCGACCTGATGTACCTGCGGCACCACGCCGAAGCGGTACGCACCGGAGCGCGGCTGGTGCACGCCTGCGGCTTCGACTCCATCCCACACGACCTGGGCGTCTGGTTCACCGTCAAGCAGCTGCCCGACGACGTGCCGATCACCGTCGACGGGTACGTGCGGGCGGGTGGACGGTTCTCCGCAGGCACGTACCACTCGGCGCTCACCGCCTTCTCGCGTACCGGCGAGGCGTCCCGGGCCGCCCGCGAACGCCGAACCGTCGAGCCTCGCCCGACCGACCGCCGGGCCCGCGCCGTGCCGGGGCGGCTGGCCCGCTCGCGCGATCTGCCGGTCTGGGCGGTACCGCTGCCCACCATCGACCCGCAGGTGGTCCGCCGCTCGGCGGCGGCCCGCCCGGAGTACGGGCCAGACTTCCGCTACCGGCACTTCGCCGCAGTCAAGCGGCTGCCGACCGTGCTGGCCGCCGGTGCCGGCCTGGGCGCCCTGGCCGGGCTGGTACGGCTACCGCCGACCCGGCGCTGGCTGTTCGGCCGGCTCGCCTCCGGCCAGGGACCAAGTGCCGAGCAGCGGGCAAAGTCGTGGTTCCGGGTCCGCTTCGTCGGCACCGGCGGCGGCCGGCGGGTGATCACCGAGGTGGCCGGCGGCGATCCCGGCTACGACGAGACCGCCAAGATGCTCGCCGAGTCGGCCCTCTGCCTGGCCCTGGACGACCTGCCAGCCACCTCCGGGCAGGTCACCCCGGTCATCGCGATGGGCGATGCCCTCCTGCACCGCCTCACCGCCGCCGACATCACCTTCCGCCTGCTCAACGACGCACCCAACGACGGATTGGACGAAGGAAGGGCCCCTTCTTAACGCCTGGTGCATAGGAAGGGCCCCTTTTTAACAACCCCGCCACTCGCCGCACCCCGCCGGCAATGCGGCGCTGCGGGTACGGCGGCGAGCAGCCCGGCGGGTTGACTCTCTACCAGGTTGAGGCGGCAGGATCTCGGACGTGGAGAGCGACCTGCGCAGCATCGGCGAACTGGCCCGGGCCAGCGGGCTGACGGTCAGCGCCCTGCGGTTCTACGATGCCGCCGGCGTGTTGGTGCCGGCCTGGGTGGATCCGGTGACCGGATACCGCCGGTACACCGACGACCAGGTGGCGCCGGCCCGGCTGGTGGCCGGGCTGCGCCGGGTGGGCATGCCGGTGGCCGAGATCGCTCAAGCGGTACGCGCCGAACCCGCCGACGTACACCGGCTGCTCGACGCGCATCTGCGCCGGCTGGCCGACGGTCTGGCCGACGCGCGCCAAGAGGTGTCCCGAATCCGGTCGCTGCTTCCCGCCGACCAGCCGTCGACCGCCACCCGGCTGGTCCTGGCCGGTGCCGACCTGGCCGCCGCCGTGGATGCCGTCCGGTTCGCCGTCGGCACCGATCCTGAGCTGCCGGCGCTGGCCGGGGTGCTGTTCGACGCGACGGAGCAGGGCGTACGCCTGGTCGCCACCGACCGGCACCGGCTCGCGGTGACCTGGGCCGACGCGGTGGTCCAGGGTCCGGCGGTACGCGCGCTCCTGCCGGTGACCGCCGTGGACGAGCTGCGCCAACTGCTGGACCCGGAGCCGACCGAGGTGCGGCTGACCATGCACGGTACGCAGGTCGTCGCCGAGGTCGTCGGTAGCCGGTTGCCGATCACCCCGCTGCCGTACGACTTTCCGGACTACCACCCGTTGTTGCCGCGCGCGGGCGACGGCGGCGCGACCCGCCGGGTATCGGTGGACGCCGCGCGGCTGGTCGCCGCGCTGCGGGCGGGCGAACCGACCCTGACCAGGGAGTACGCTGGCCGGCCGCGGCCGGTGACGGTGCTCGGCCTGCGCGGCGCGGACACGGTACGCCTGCTCGGCCCCGACGATCTCACCCGGGCCGACCCCGCTGAGCTGCACGTCGGCGTCAACGGCGACTACCTGCTCGACGCGCTCGACGCGGCGGGCCACCCACGACCGGTGCTGGAGCTGGGCGGCCCGACCGCCCCGCTGGCCATCCGCCGGCCGGACGACGAGGTCGCCTTCTCCATCCTGATGCCCATCCGGCTGTGACGCCCTGAGCCGGACCCGCCGCTGCGGCCCCAACGCGAGCCTGGTGGCTCCGCCAATGCGGACCTGGTGCCGGCCGGAGGCCGATCCGTCGCTGACGCGAGAGGTGGGTGCGGGAGGCGGGGCGTTGCGGGCACGGCGGTAGCATCCTCTGGTCGGCCCAAGCGACGGAGGCGTACGGAGCAGCATGCTCGACATGGAGTTGATCCGGAAGGATCGCGACGCGGTGGCGACCGCACTGGCGAAGCGGCTCGACGCCGCCGAGGTCGACCGGGCGCTGGACGCGATCCAGCAGCTCGACCGGGATCGTCGCCGGCTGATCAGTGAGATCGACGGGGAGCGCCAGCGCCGCAAGGCCGAGGCCCGGGCGTACGCACAAGCCAAGCGCGCCGGTGTCGAACCGCAGGTGACCAGCGAGGCGGGCCGCAAGCAGGTCGCCGAGTTGGAGGCTGAGCTCGACGAGGTGCAGTCCCGGCTGCGTACCGTGATGAGCGAGTTGCCCAACCTGCCCGCCGACGACGTGCTGCCCGGCGGCAAGGAGGCCAACCGGGTGGTCAAGACCTTCGGCGAGCCACCGGCGATCGAGAAGGTCCGCGACCACGTCGAGTTGAGCCGGATGTTGGGCCTGGTCGACCACGAGCGTGGCGTCAAGCTCGGCGGCTCCGGTTTCTGGATGTACACCGGCGTCGGCGCCCGGCTGGAAT
This DNA window, taken from Micromonospora sp. FIMYZ51, encodes the following:
- a CDS encoding PfkB family carbohydrate kinase, yielding MSGRVMVFAPTPLLTVTIDKPNDAPELHLHPGGQGVWQARMVLSHGVDVVLCTALGGEIGQVLKPLLISEGVDLKVVTRDSGGSGGYVHDRREGTRREIVDVTGQPLSRHELDELYNLALGEGLRAAVSVLSGPNDPSLVPADLYRRFAADLGANGSRVVVDLCGEHLNAVLDSGVFFVKVSHEELIADGRAAGDEAEQLIAAMHELHASGAENVVVSRADQPALALVEGEVFEVLMPRLEAADPRGAGDSMTASVAAVVARGGDVHTAIRTGAAAGALNVTRHGLGTGRLDSITGLVDRVRLEPAGVQPQQRTTPDELAQRVAGR
- a CDS encoding 5'/3'-nucleotidase SurE — translated: MTLRILITNDDGISAPGIQALAREAVERGHDVVVAAPLEEASGTSAAMSALEQDGQVVVRDHPLPELDGVPAFGVGGSPGFIALIAVHGAFGPPPAVLLSGINRGANAGRAVLHSGTVGAAFTAAANGCRAMAVSLDVLSVGEATAASGGAAVAAAARIRDADRHWSTAARVALDLLPRLTAGPVESVLNVNAPDLPFDRLRGVRRGTLATFGQVQMTVAESGHGFVRTALEEPGEVVQPGTDLALLTEGYAAVTAVRAVTEATDVDLSDLDAG
- a CDS encoding STAS domain-containing protein, whose product is MSLSILQTVRPGGVIEIAPRGEIDVDTAYEVKEAIAEVLAKGRPARIELNMRLVTFIDSVGISAMVAGFQTAEVSGVKLVVTEPSRFVHRQLWVTGLLGLFGAPEPYYAGAAATPEVLPGA
- a CDS encoding cellulose binding domain-containing protein, with product MRRSFVGAVVSALAVAAVVLAVPLNASSAPSVQAAAEAYTWRNVRIDGGGFVPGIVFNPTERNLIYARTDIGGAYRWEQRSQSWIPLLDWVDADRWGWNGVVSLATDPVQTNRVCAAVGMYTNDWDPNNGAILRSTDKGNTWPAFELPFKVGGNMPGRGMGERLAVDPNRNSVVYHGAEGGNGLWRSTDGGATWSRIWDWGSYPERVKKYTMDISSVPWLTFGANPQPPEETPKLGWMNESVEIDPHDSNRFRYGTGATIYGSTDLTRWDTGGTVTIRPMVKGLEETAVLDLVSPPSGAPLISGLGDIGGFRHTNLDAVPPMMFTQPVFTSTTSLDFAEANPSVLVRAGNFTDADRPNDSHVAFSTDGGANWSQGTEPGGINNGGTVAAAADGSRFVWAPGDVGQQVVRSVGFGNSWTASTGIPANAMVESDRVNPNRCYGLHGGRFYLSTDGGASFTASAASGLPSTGNVRFKALPGREGELWQAGQGGLWRSTDSGATFSKSTTVSTAGNIGFGRAAPGQTYPALYLFGTVGGQHGVYRSDDVGATWVRINDDTHQYGNAGDALTGDPRIYGRVYLGTNGRGILVADRVGGSPSPTPTGPSPSPTGPSPTPTPTGASPTPTTPPPSSGECAASYRIVGSWPGGFQGEVVVRNSGTSAIGGWTVGWTFANGQQITQLWGGTHTQNGATVSVRDAGYNGALTPGATGTVGFLASATGSNAAPATVSCTSR
- a CDS encoding BON domain-containing protein — protein: MVDIRTINRTDQDIRSAVLDELDWEPRVRPHEIGVTVAEGVVTLAGRVDSYAKKWVAERAAHRVGQVRAVANDLTVRLVTGAERADPEIAMAVDHALQWHAFVPVEQLEITVSQGWVTLHGEVEWEYQRRAAEQSVGQLTGVRGISNGIRVRPAVRPDGDRLAQRIIDALARHRATDAEQVTVRVHGDTVLLSGLVHSMPERAEVEQVAWSAPGIREVQNHIAVAPVLH
- a CDS encoding DsbA family protein; translation: MSTPLRVTARLRTPVTGDDHVRGPVDAPVTLVVYGDYQCPFCGLAYANLREVLRQRADIVRLVHRHFPIANLHPYAERAAEAAEAAGRRGRFWDMHDWLYGHQDQLDPVHLTLGIEQLGLPVAEVDAEIGRQAGGDRIRHDFVGGIRSGVDATPTLFVNDIRHDGDFSPPTLLTTIDATPTR